A stretch of Ectothiorhodospiraceae bacterium BW-2 DNA encodes these proteins:
- a CDS encoding DUF3369 domain-containing protein → MRGAVLQSYFQSDWIDSEREVETDMIDEDDFEFIDEDESEGAAQTGAMTEPLYKPWKVAIIDDEEQIHKVTKMVLGEYQFHGRPLQFFSAYSAAEGRELFQQHHDIAVCLLDVVMESESAGLDLVKDIRAIDHNHFTRIVLRTGQPGQAPEEEVISRYDINDYKEKTELTRTKLTTLMHACLKTYEFIVQQEQMKSGLEKVLESTAKIFESPNLGEFAQGVMLQILSLFKFGDDAALLKIDHMMAGYEKGQNLRIIAGTGDYDPNSGNVVKKLPDGFLNDINQQQERFRFYYDDNYFVASYLGKEQERYILAICGALEGFTPLHSKLASIYCHNALVAFENIILNDEIEQAQWEMVYLLGGAVETRSKETGNHITRVSELSELLANKIGLGSKQAELIKWASPLHDVGKIAIPDAILNKPGKLDAEEWQVMKTHAEEGYRMLAKSNKRIIQLASRIARDHHEHWNGKGYPNGLKGEAISVEGRITAVADVFDALCSRRCYKPAWSYDKVFAYMEEMSGEQFDPDMISALISEKERVLSIYERFKD, encoded by the coding sequence ATGAGGGGTGCCGTTTTACAATCATACTTCCAGAGCGATTGGATTGATAGTGAGAGAGAAGTTGAAACTGATATGATAGATGAGGACGATTTTGAGTTTATCGATGAGGATGAGTCTGAGGGCGCTGCGCAAACAGGCGCAATGACCGAGCCGCTGTATAAACCTTGGAAGGTTGCGATTATCGATGATGAGGAGCAGATTCACAAAGTGACCAAAATGGTACTCGGGGAGTACCAGTTTCATGGTCGGCCGCTACAATTTTTTAGTGCCTATAGCGCGGCGGAAGGGCGTGAGCTATTTCAACAGCACCACGATATTGCCGTCTGTCTGCTCGATGTGGTGATGGAGAGCGAGAGTGCCGGGCTCGATCTGGTTAAAGATATTCGGGCAATCGATCATAACCACTTTACCCGCATTGTGTTGCGTACCGGTCAACCGGGGCAGGCACCCGAGGAGGAGGTGATTAGTCGTTACGATATTAACGACTATAAAGAGAAGACCGAGCTTACTCGCACCAAATTGACCACGCTCATGCACGCCTGTCTGAAAACCTATGAGTTTATTGTGCAGCAAGAGCAGATGAAATCGGGGTTAGAGAAGGTGCTGGAGTCAACGGCAAAGATATTTGAATCACCTAACTTAGGCGAATTTGCCCAAGGGGTGATGTTGCAAATACTCTCCCTATTTAAGTTTGGTGATGATGCGGCGCTGCTGAAGATAGATCACATGATGGCCGGATATGAGAAGGGGCAAAATTTGCGGATCATCGCCGGAACAGGGGATTACGATCCTAATAGTGGCAATGTCGTCAAAAAGCTCCCCGATGGGTTTCTGAATGATATTAATCAGCAGCAAGAACGATTCCGTTTCTACTATGACGATAACTACTTTGTCGCCTCCTATCTAGGTAAGGAGCAGGAGCGCTATATTTTGGCTATCTGTGGGGCGTTAGAGGGGTTTACGCCACTCCACTCTAAACTCGCCTCGATCTACTGCCACAACGCTTTGGTGGCGTTTGAAAATATTATCTTAAACGATGAGATTGAGCAGGCGCAGTGGGAGATGGTCTATCTGCTCGGGGGGGCGGTTGAGACGCGCTCTAAAGAGACTGGCAACCATATTACTCGGGTCTCTGAACTCTCAGAGCTGTTGGCAAACAAGATTGGCTTAGGCAGTAAACAGGCTGAATTAATCAAATGGGCCTCGCCGCTGCATGATGTGGGCAAAATTGCTATTCCCGATGCAATTTTAAATAAACCCGGCAAACTCGATGCAGAGGAGTGGCAGGTGATGAAAACCCATGCTGAAGAGGGGTATCGTATGCTGGCTAAGTCGAATAAACGCATTATTCAACTCGCTAGCCGTATCGCTCGTGATCACCATGAACATTGGAATGGTAAGGGCTATCCGAATGGCTTAAAGGGGGAGGCGATTAGTGTGGAGGGGCGAATTACGGCGGTGGCCGATGTCTTTGATGCTCTCTGTAGTCGCCGCTGTTATAAGCCGGCGTGGAGCTATGACAAAGTCTTTGCTTACATGGAGGAGATGTCGGGAGAGCAGTTTGATCCTGACATGATTTCAGCCTTAATAAGTGAAAAAGAGAGGGTATTATCGATCTATGAACGCTTTAAAGATTAA
- a CDS encoding porin — translation MNALKIKTGSRLALAVVTALASLPLYAMALSESLALNGFASVGAVYNSDDDAVYVRNVAQPGRGIDTLSYQLDTRAGVQLNYRANEQLSGGIQLLSRYRYDESFTPELSWAYLKYRLLPEAELRLGRLGLDIFFRSDSRDIGYSYLWVRPPVDYYGVINVSRFDGVDLSQYLSLKQGVFKVKGFYGLANQKFPGFNANQLDFSDSPLYGLLAEYQGIDWFYKLTLSGLKLNDEDPSITQLSQIVANGNQTLAEQLAMRDKTLRYYSFGVGYEKGRWRVQSALGRIESETLAISDNLSAYISLGYRLQRWTPYFMVSGVRSESVTPVSVAPELDPLIAMAVAEGELDQRTLSIGGRYDLSDTIALKLQFDRVKSAIKPSLLWYVDDLERWDQENSISSIVIDMVF, via the coding sequence ATGAACGCTTTAAAGATTAAAACAGGGAGCAGATTAGCGCTAGCGGTCGTTACCGCACTCGCCTCTCTCCCCCTGTATGCTATGGCGCTCTCCGAGAGTTTAGCGCTTAACGGTTTTGCCTCTGTTGGGGCTGTCTATAATAGTGACGATGATGCAGTCTATGTGCGCAATGTGGCACAGCCCGGGAGGGGGATTGATACCCTCTCCTATCAACTCGATACGAGGGCTGGAGTGCAGCTTAACTATCGTGCTAATGAGCAGTTAAGCGGTGGAATTCAGCTACTGAGTCGCTACCGCTATGATGAGAGTTTTACCCCTGAATTGAGCTGGGCCTACCTAAAATATAGGCTATTACCTGAGGCCGAACTCCGCTTAGGTCGCTTAGGGCTCGATATCTTTTTTCGTTCCGATTCGCGTGATATAGGTTACTCCTACCTCTGGGTTAGACCGCCGGTTGACTACTATGGCGTGATTAATGTCTCCCGATTCGATGGTGTCGATCTCAGTCAATATCTATCGCTTAAGCAGGGGGTGTTCAAAGTGAAGGGCTTTTATGGTCTGGCAAATCAGAAGTTTCCCGGCTTTAATGCCAATCAGCTCGATTTTAGCGACTCTCCTCTCTACGGTCTCTTAGCTGAGTATCAGGGTATCGATTGGTTCTATAAACTTACCCTATCGGGGCTTAAGTTGAACGATGAAGATCCCTCAATCACCCAGCTCAGCCAAATCGTGGCCAACGGGAATCAGACACTGGCTGAGCAGTTGGCGATGAGGGATAAAACCTTACGCTACTATAGCTTTGGTGTGGGGTACGAAAAGGGGAGGTGGCGAGTTCAGAGCGCTCTAGGGCGAATCGAGAGCGAGACTTTGGCGATCTCCGATAACCTCTCGGCCTATATCAGTCTCGGCTACCGGCTCCAACGCTGGACTCCCTATTTTATGGTGTCAGGAGTGAGATCTGAGAGTGTGACGCCGGTAAGTGTGGCACCGGAGCTCGATCCCTTAATAGCGATGGCGGTCGCTGAAGGCGAGTTAGATCAGCGTACCCTCTCCATCGGGGGACGATACGATTTGAGTGATACGATCGCGCTTAAACTGCAATTTGATCGAGTTAAAAGTGCGATAAAGCCCTCCCTGCTCTGGTATGTCGATGATCTTGAAAGGTGGGATCAGGAGAATAGTATCAGCTCTATTGTGATAGATATGGTGTTTTAG
- a CDS encoding sensor domain-containing diguanylate cyclase, with product MAAISVRHSLVSYTLWRILGIVSFVGLITSVAGYLFTADRAEREAVESINALINVIEPTANIACYLNDTGAATEIVNGLLSSRLIAKVALYGSTQSPLASDTKPSARQQQDSRSMSRLLYSPFEAQQSVGKIIIELDQSELQRTVQTSLLYVVIPVIGQTLIGIVALLLLLQSVISPKIRGLIEQLNRVKCDYGETLCCQPEDEKNEIGALINYINRLINSMFQSLESERELRQQHEIQRRQYHSILENTSTCIFTFTPEGTLLSANRACKECIVDSDIDSQDSKMHFIERLVGFDTEIRKLFESAIDKQQQVDFDIQVKASQDQTVRWLKVNLTPIGNGVMQGVLNDITELKMEAQLAQSHARIDPLTQVANRLGFNERLEWMLASVHRGECSMTVMMIDLDHFKQVNDTLGHAAGDDVLKSVTRRIADTVRESDFIARLGGDEFVILLSEATKAVAERIAVELLQKIGTKILCAAGQSAQVGASIGIYLIPRGTDIEAKALLERADERMYEIKKSGRNSYGFVDE from the coding sequence ATGGCGGCTATTTCGGTTCGACACAGCCTTGTATCCTATACTTTGTGGCGTATTTTAGGGATCGTCTCTTTTGTCGGTCTAATCACTAGCGTCGCCGGTTACCTATTTACTGCCGATAGAGCGGAGAGGGAGGCGGTAGAGAGCATTAATGCGCTGATTAATGTGATCGAGCCGACCGCTAACATTGCCTGCTATCTCAATGACACTGGCGCTGCGACGGAGATTGTCAATGGGTTATTAAGCAGCCGTTTAATCGCTAAAGTGGCCCTCTATGGCAGTACTCAGTCGCCATTAGCAAGCGATACTAAGCCCTCTGCTAGGCAGCAGCAGGATAGCCGCTCCATGAGTCGCCTACTCTACTCCCCCTTTGAGGCGCAACAGAGCGTCGGTAAAATTATTATTGAGCTAGACCAAAGTGAGCTACAACGGACAGTGCAGACATCGCTGCTCTATGTGGTCATTCCGGTGATCGGTCAGACCCTGATCGGCATCGTCGCCCTGCTGCTGCTGTTACAGTCAGTTATCTCTCCAAAAATAAGAGGCTTAATCGAACAGCTCAATCGGGTCAAGTGCGATTATGGTGAGACACTATGTTGCCAGCCGGAGGATGAGAAGAATGAGATTGGTGCGCTGATTAACTATATTAATCGGTTAATTAATAGTATGTTTCAATCGCTAGAGAGTGAGCGAGAGCTGCGACAACAGCATGAGATTCAGCGACGGCAGTACCACTCGATTCTTGAAAACACCTCCACCTGCATCTTTACCTTTACCCCCGAAGGGACTCTGCTCTCGGCGAATCGAGCCTGTAAAGAGTGTATCGTTGACTCCGATATCGATAGTCAAGATAGTAAGATGCACTTTATAGAGAGGCTAGTCGGCTTTGATACTGAAATTAGAAAACTATTTGAGTCGGCAATCGATAAGCAGCAGCAGGTTGATTTCGATATTCAGGTCAAAGCCTCACAAGATCAGACCGTCAGATGGCTAAAAGTTAACCTAACCCCGATTGGCAATGGGGTGATGCAGGGGGTATTGAACGATATTACCGAATTAAAGATGGAGGCGCAGCTCGCCCAATCCCACGCCCGTATCGATCCATTGACTCAGGTTGCAAACCGGCTCGGTTTTAATGAGAGGCTGGAGTGGATGTTAGCGAGCGTCCATCGCGGTGAGTGCTCAATGACAGTGATGATGATCGATCTTGACCACTTTAAACAGGTCAATGATACCTTAGGTCACGCCGCCGGAGATGATGTTTTAAAAAGTGTGACTCGGCGTATCGCCGATACGGTACGCGAAAGCGATTTTATTGCCCGTTTAGGTGGGGATGAGTTTGTCATTCTGTTAAGTGAGGCAACTAAAGCCGTGGCGGAGCGTATTGCCGTGGAGTTATTGCAAAAAATTGGCACTAAAATTTTATGTGCCGCAGGGCAGAGCGCACAGGTCGGGGCGAGTATCGGTATCTATCTGATTCCCCGTGGCACTGATATTGAGGCCAAAGCGTTATTAGAGCGGGCCGATGAGCGAATGTATGAGATCAAAAAATCGGGCAGAAACAGTTACGGTTTTGTTGATGAGTAG